Genomic segment of Corynebacterium urealyticum DSM 7109:
TGCCCAGCGCCGCCATTGCAGCATCACGCCGAATCGCCCGGAGTCGCGGAGTCCCCTGTGCCACGGAAATCGTAAATCAGCCCAGCCCAGCCCCGCTCCGCGAGGAACACGGCGAACTTGCGATAAAGATGCATGTCCACGCCCGTCGCCGGGTGCAACGCCACTGCCTTCCGCGCTGGCCCACCGCCGGAGGGAAGCACCCACCACCCAGCCAGCACGGTGCCGTCTGCGCATTCGACGCGGGCAGGTTCAAACCTTGGTTCCCCGCGCTCTTCAGCCTGGGGCTGAGAATCATGATTTTCGAATTCCGACATGCTTTCCAACCTATGGCACAACAGGCACGCTGGTTCGGGAGAAGCAAAAACCCCGGTTGCACTGGCCAGTGTGTTCGGGAGAGAGCTTTCACTGTCTGCCCCTCACGCTATGCTCTCGACATCGACCGGACCCGATATTGCGGATTGAGCGCCTAAAGAAAGAGAAGGCATGAGAAAACTCGCGGCAATCACTGCATTAACTACCCTCGTCCTCACAGGCTGCGCCACAACTGAGGAAGCCCCAACGCCCAGCAGCAGCACCACGTCAGCAAGCAAGACAACCAGTACTAAGACCCCTAGCAGCTCGACCGCAACCCCCAGCCCCAGCACGGAGCCCGCTGCTGCCCCAAAGCAGACACAAGCACCGGCAGCCGAAATCTACGTCCTCGAATGTCTCCCCGGAACGCCAGGCCCCTCACGCATGTCCGATGGAAGCACCCAATACACGGACTACTGCGCTAACCAACCTGGCGCACAGACTTACCGCGATGCAGAAGCAGCAGCGGGTTGGGATCCATCGAAAGTTCCCTTCGCAAATGGCGGAACCTGCCCGGCCTACAAGTGCGGATATGGGCACGACGAGAACGGCAACCCCTACCCGAGTAGCGGTGAGCTTCAGTTCCAGCACGGCTGCGAACAGGGTTATATCGAACCATCGGAATGTGCCGCGGCGGGGTATTAGAGCTCCCTCGGTCACCGGCCCCTAATTGCTCATTAGGCCTGCAAAGATGCCACGCATCGGAAGCACATATAAGAAATCCCCGGCCAGAAAAGACCGGGGAATACAGAAGTGGGCCCTGTGGGGCTCGAACCCACGACCTACGGATTAAAAGTCCGGAGCTCTACCAACTGAGCTAAAGGCCCACGCGCACAATCGCACGCACACAAGCCACGCTTGCGGAACACAGCTTACCCCATGGCGAGGCACGAAAAACAAATAACCCGCCCCGGCGAAAACCGGGACGGGTTAGGTGCGCGAGATGGCTAAAGACTAGCCCTTCATGCTGCCCTTCTCCGCCAGGTTGATGTGGAAATCAAAAGCGGTGGCCAGATCGTGCGGGGTCTGCAGGCCAGTGCCCTTGGACTTCGCGCGCTCGTAGTACTCCTCCAGCAGCGGCTGGTAATCCGGGTGAGCGATCTCGATCATCTTCTTCACACGGTCGCGCGGCGCCAGGCCACGCAGGTCGGCGTAGCCACGCTCGGTGATGATGACCATGGCGTCGTGCTCGGTGTGGTCGATGTGGGATGCGAAAGGAACGATCGTGGAGATCGCGCCGTCCTTGGCGATCGTGCCCGAGATGAAGGTCGACAGGAAGGCGTTTCGGGTGAAGTCACCGGAACCGCCAATGCCGTTCATGATGCGGGAGCCGGAGACGTTCGTGGAGTTCACGTTGCCGTAGATGTCCGCCTCGATCATGCCGTTGGAGGAAATCAGGCCCGTGCGGCGCACAACCTCTGGGTGGTTAGAGATCTGCTGCGGGCGCAGGATGATGGACTCGCGGTACTTCTTCGCCTCTGCGTTCATCTTCTCCGCGTACTCCGGGGAGAGAGCGAAGGAAGTTGCGGAAGCAACGGTCATCTTGCCCGCGTCGATCAGGTCGAGCATGCCGTCCTGAATGACCTCGGTGTAGGCCTGGATGTTCTCGAACTTGGAGTCCAGCAGGCCCGCCATCACGGCGTTAGGGACGTTACCCACGCCGGACTGCATGATGTAGCCGTCGTAGGTCAGGCGGCCGGCCTTCACCTCACCCTCGAGCAGGTCGAGGAAGTGGCCAGCGATCTGCTCGGAGGTCTCGTCCACCGGCTTGAACGGAGCGTTGCGGTCCGGCGCGTTGGTCTTCACGACCGCGACAACCTTGGAGGACTCGATCGGGATGTAGGTGGTACCGATGCGGTCGCCCGGCTTGTTGATCGGGATCGGGGTGCGGTTCGGCAGCGCCGGCATCGACCAGATGTCGTGCATGCCCTCGAGATCCTCGGACTGCCACTCGTTGATCTCGATGATGACCTTGTCCGCGGCGTTGATGTACTCAACGTTGTTACCCACCGCGGAGGACGGCACGATGTTGCCCTCCTCAGTGATGCGAACGGCCTCGATGATGGCGACATCAAACTTGCCGAAGAAGCCCTGCTCCACCTGCAAACCCATGTGGGAGAGGTGGATGTCCTGGTACTTCATCTCGCCAGCGTTGATGGCCTTGCGCATGATCGGGTCGGAAGCATAAGGCGCGCGGTAGTTGACGGCCTCTGCCTCGGCGAGCACACCATCACAGTCCGGGGCCGTGGAAGCACCCGTGAAGACGTCGATCTTGAAGTCCTCGCCACGGGAGTGGGCGTCCTTCGCCTTATTAGCGATGGCGGTGGGGAGGGCCTTCGGGTAGCCGGCACCGGTAAAGCCGGACATGCCGACCTTGTCGCCATTATTGACGAACTGTGCCGCCTCCTCGGCGCTCATCACCTTGGACTTGAGCTGCTCATGGGCAATGCGATCTGTCATTTATTCCTCCTGTGGCGTTCAGCCCACAGCGACCGATAATGGTTTGTTTTGCTGAGTGGGCAAAAACTCTTGGCCTATAGGCGCCATGCTACATAAATCGATTCTGAAGTGTGACCTACACACTTTTGTATATCTAACTACCCCCTTTTCGGCTCCCCCGAAACCGGCTCACTGCCCCTGCCGCGGCATCGCCGTCCGAACTTTCGCTTTGCTGCAGCCCGCCCCGCCTGGGAACATGGTCACCGTGACTAGCAGCATCGAAACCAAGCAGCAGGGCCTCAGCATCGGAACGCTGAAGCTCGACAGCCCCGTCGTCCTCGCCCCAATGGCAGGCGTGACGAACGTGGCCTTCCGCACCCTCTGCCGCGAGCAGGAACGGGAGCGCATGGGCTCCGTCGCGGGCCTCTATGTCTGCGAGATGGTGACCGCCCGCGCGCTCGTGGAGCGCAACCCCAAAACGCTCCACATGACCACCTTCGCTCCGGACGAAGACCCCCGCAGCCTGCAGCTGTACACCACCGATCCGAAGTACACCTACGAAGCAGCCAAGATGATCGTCGATGAGAACATGGCTGACCACATCGATATGAACTTCGGCTGCCCCATGCCCAAGGTCACCCGCCGCGGCGGTGGCGCGGCCCTGCCCTACAAGCGGCGCCTCTTCGGCAACATCGTCGCCGCCGCCGTTAAAGCCACGGAGGGGACGGACATTCCCGTCACCGTGAAGATGCGTATCGGCATCGACGACGAGCACCGCACCCACCTCGACGCCGGACGCATCGCTGCCGACGAGGGAGCCGCCGCCGTCGCCCTGCACGGACGCACCGCCGCGCAGCGTTATGCCGGCGACGCCGACTGGAGCGAGATCGCCCGCCTCGTGGAGCACATGGACGGCCGGGTCCCGGTGCTGGGCAACGGCGATATCTTCAAGGCCACCGACGCCCGCGCCATGATGGATCAGACCGGCTGCGACGGCGTGGTCGTGGGCCGTGGCTGCCTGGGTCGGCCGTGGCTCTTTGCCGAGCTCTCCGCCGAGCTGCGCGGCCTGCCGGTGCCCGCTGAGCCACCCCTGGGCGAGGTGGCGCGCATCATCATGCGGCATGCCGAGCTCCTCGCGGAGCACGACGGCGAGGATCGCGCCTGCCGCGACCTGCGCAAGCACATGACCTGGTACATGCGCGGCTTCCCGGCTGGCGGCGAGCTGCGTCGCAGCCTCTCGAAGGTCAGCTCCCTGGCCGAGCTGCGCGAGGTACTCGACCCCATCTGGGACTCGGAGGCTCTCGCCAACGACGCCGACGGCGCGCGCGGCCGCCAGGGTTCCCCCGCGAAGGTGCAGCTGCCCGATGGCTGGCTCGACGATCCCGAAGACGAGACCGTGCCGGTGGGTGCCGATATCGAAAACAGCGGCGGCTAGCCCACCAGCCACTGAATCAGCAGCATAAAGCGGGGCCCTCGTCGATACGAGGGCCCCGCTTCGTTCTTGCTTCTTTAAGACTCGCTGCCGTAGGCGGTCTCCGCGAACTTCGCGGACGCCAGGGCATCGTCCACGAGATCTTCCGGCTTACGGGTCACGTCCAGCTGGATCCCCAGCTCGTCGGAATGCAGGCGCTCCAACAGCTCCAGCTGCGCCACCAGGAGCTCCTGCGGCATATCGCGGCCGATGCGGTGGCTCATGCGCTCCGAGAGCACATCGAAGGTGCCGTAGAGGTGCA
This window contains:
- a CDS encoding acetyl-CoA hydrolase/transferase family protein — encoded protein: MTDRIAHEQLKSKVMSAEEAAQFVNNGDKVGMSGFTGAGYPKALPTAIANKAKDAHSRGEDFKIDVFTGASTAPDCDGVLAEAEAVNYRAPYASDPIMRKAINAGEMKYQDIHLSHMGLQVEQGFFGKFDVAIIEAVRITEEGNIVPSSAVGNNVEYINAADKVIIEINEWQSEDLEGMHDIWSMPALPNRTPIPINKPGDRIGTTYIPIESSKVVAVVKTNAPDRNAPFKPVDETSEQIAGHFLDLLEGEVKAGRLTYDGYIMQSGVGNVPNAVMAGLLDSKFENIQAYTEVIQDGMLDLIDAGKMTVASATSFALSPEYAEKMNAEAKKYRESIILRPQQISNHPEVVRRTGLISSNGMIEADIYGNVNSTNVSGSRIMNGIGGSGDFTRNAFLSTFISGTIAKDGAISTIVPFASHIDHTEHDAMVIITERGYADLRGLAPRDRVKKMIEIAHPDYQPLLEEYYERAKSKGTGLQTPHDLATAFDFHINLAEKGSMKG
- the dusB gene encoding tRNA dihydrouridine synthase DusB, translating into MVTVTSSIETKQQGLSIGTLKLDSPVVLAPMAGVTNVAFRTLCREQERERMGSVAGLYVCEMVTARALVERNPKTLHMTTFAPDEDPRSLQLYTTDPKYTYEAAKMIVDENMADHIDMNFGCPMPKVTRRGGGAALPYKRRLFGNIVAAAVKATEGTDIPVTVKMRIGIDDEHRTHLDAGRIAADEGAAAVALHGRTAAQRYAGDADWSEIARLVEHMDGRVPVLGNGDIFKATDARAMMDQTGCDGVVVGRGCLGRPWLFAELSAELRGLPVPAEPPLGEVARIIMRHAELLAEHDGEDRACRDLRKHMTWYMRGFPAGGELRRSLSKVSSLAELREVLDPIWDSEALANDADGARGRQGSPAKVQLPDGWLDDPEDETVPVGADIENSGG